In the genome of Lactuca sativa cultivar Salinas chromosome 3, Lsat_Salinas_v11, whole genome shotgun sequence, the window TTTGATGCAACTTACCGAACAAACAAGTAAGTGACTCCATAATTTACTTATATTTTCgaattatttaatttaataataatagaATGGTGgatcattatttttaattatataatttttgtATCATTAGATTTTttgaatataaattttaaaataaaatatttaaaaatcaaTTGAATCTTTAGTGTAATTATAATTGAATCATcgtatttataatcattattaataGAGAATCATTTAGAAAACTTTTgaatattaataattttttttattgaatcaTTTAATGATTATCTTAAATTAGGTCAAACTTAAATAAATAGTATGTAAGtcattaaattatatttttgaaTCATTGTACTTAGAATCATTAATTTTATGAAATATTAATCTATCAACAATTATAATGAAATATTTTTGAAACTATTATTCATTTGGAGATGTTCTTGGTTTGATGCAACTTACCGAACAAACAAGTAAGTGACTCCATAATTTACTTATATTTTCAAATTATTTAATTCACAAATATTAGAATAGTGgatcattatttttaattataaaatttttGTATCATTAGATTTTTTgagtataaattttaaaataaaagattcAAAAATCAATTGAATCTTTAATGTAATTATAATTTGAATCATcatatttataatcattattaataGAGAATCATttaggaaaattttgaattttaataaattttttattgaatcatttaatgattatcttaaattaggtcaaatttaaataaattgtatGTAAGTCATCAAATTATATTTTTGAATCATTGTATTTATAATCATTAATTTTATGAAAGATTAATCTACCAATTACATTTTTGACATTCTACATATAAAAATAACTGGATCACTACTTTAATAATATTAAAACGTTAAATAAATAATTGGCATCATTgctaaaaaatttaaataaataatttgcatCATTactaaaaaatttaaataaacaatttgCATCATTACTAAaaatttgaataaataaaattgtccttttttttttgcttttacatatatatataagatgattTTTGTACAATTTATTGGTATAGATAATCATAAACGATGCATAACTTTTGGAGCTGGGTTACTTTCAAGTGAAAGAATTGAATCTTACCCATGGCTACTACAtgcttaaaaaaaacatttctcaaagagccAAAAGTGATTGTGACAGATCAAGATACTGCAATTTTACAAGCAGTACCAGCTGTATTCAAGAGTGCAAGACATATATTATGTATGTGACACATATCACACAAATTTATTGACAAGGTtagtataaaattataaaatgtttttttaattcaTATATATGTATGCAGTTGGGAAGTCATATGGCAAAAActgatgttttgaaaaagttgagtGATCTAATTTGGAATGAAACAATACTCAAAGAAGATTTTGAATCAACATGGAAAAACTTAATGGATGAGTTTCACTTAAATAAAAACAATTGGTTTAACGAGATGTACAAAAGGAGAGATTTATGGATTCCTTCTTATTTCAAATAATGCACATTCTCAAGATATGAAGCTGAAAATTATTTCTATGGGCTACTCTCTAACTCAGATTTGCATTTGATTGAATTTTCAACTCATTTTGATAATGCATTAGAAGGACAAAGATGCATTCAAAGAAAAAATGATCATGATTCAAGATACACAAAACCGGATTTTAAAACGGGATTGAAACTTGAAAATGAAGTAGCTGAATTCTTCACAAGAAATGTTTTCTTTGATATTCAATTAGAGATTCTTGCATCAATGGTTAGTTGCATGTCAATAAGATTAGAATAATGAGAATAAttgaaaacattcataataaaagATAAAGACAAACATCCAAAACATCATGGCCAATTTGAGGtacattataaattataattatattaaacatattatattaACTTATATTGACTATTTACTATTTTTTATAGGTTAAAATTTTAAATCGGATAAAAAACTTCTTTGTTCTTGCTTCAAATTTGAATTGACAGGAATTTTATGCAGACACTGTTTCTATGTTTTAAGAATGGAAAGTGTGGAGAGTTATCCAAAAGCATATTTGACAAAAAGATGGACAAAATATGTGGTACCATGATACGAATACTTATAAAATACAAATGTCCatacaaaagaaaagaaagaagaaattcAATCTGTTATATGAGAATTAGAATTTGCAATGGAGCTCTGCATTGATAGGCTGGTGAATGATTTTGACAAATTGATCTTGTTCAAACATGATATGAATGAGAATACGACAAAGGTTGGCAATGAAACAAAAAATGTAAAATCAATGAAAAACACAGAAGTTATTGAGACTTTGATAGGTATGGAACAAAAGGAGAAAGGAAACATATTACCTCCTACATTAATCAATAACAAAGGtgtaaaaaaacaaagaaaataatGAAAATGGAATAAGGAGATTGCTGTTGAAAAAGCAAAGAAGGATGGGAGAAAATGTCATAAATGTGGTAAATACATAAAATACGACACAAGTGAAAAACATGATGCACGTAATTGCCATAAATTCGCAACAGAAGCGCGAGATCTAATGTTTGATAGATATtaaatttgtttgatatatttttaacaaaaaaactaTATGCCGATTAATAagtttgtttgatgttttaaataaaatgATGTTCTAAATATTAAGTTCTTATTGAATCATTTTACCCTTATATTTTTTATGCAAACAATCTGATTCAAATATGAGTTATAAGGTAGTTGATAAGATTGTTTGAATgtttaaataaaataatgttCTAAATGGTAAAATCTTTCTGAatctttttatatttataattttgatGCAAAAATGTTGATCCAAATTATAGATATAATTTTTTAATAAGATCTGAAATTTGATTcacaaaaataaaagattttgctTCTTTAATTTATGAATGAAATACTTTAATAAAAATGTTTGATAGTTTGATTAAAATGATGTTCAAAATAGAAAGTTTTTTTGGttctttatatataaataaatttttgaagcaaaaattttgatccaaaatattatttataagtttttaataagattaaaagttttattcaaataaatatacaatttgatttaaattaaatggtgttataaatgataattttttttttaaatctctatattttttttgattcaaaaactttgatccaaaaaaaatagttatttaacataaaatttattaaagattaaaaaatATTAGTGGAATAAGAACAATTTAGATTCATGACTTTATACATGACATTTTTAATATAATGTAAGGACTATaatttataaaatcataataaaagTTTGAAACAATGAAATTGCATCATCAAACTATGAATAAAATATTGTtcaaaaaaatatacaaatttgAATTAAGTATAATAGTATTTATCTTAAAACCATATTGGGCCACGACTTTGACACTTTTATACTTGGACAAGGCTTAAAAACATGTTCGTCCACATACTAACATACTTAACACTTTTCTAAGTTATTTTTCTTTAACTAAGAAAGTATTTGACTTAAATTACCGCTAAAGTCTCTTTAATATGATGTATCCACGAGAAAAATAATAGtattatattattcatatatgataGCGGAATAAAGAAATATTTGTTAATATCAATCATATTTTTATGAATAATTTGAttaaaaaacattataaaacacAATTTTGTATCATATCATAAGTGGATCATAAATTACCATAtaatggtgatcattcaaaaaaatatacatataaattttaaacataaaacaaacaagcatacttatatAGACTTCATTAGCATCATTATAAACCAACATTTGTTTCATAGCATAATAGTATCATAGTTAACGATATGATGATGATCATCAAAAGCAAAAAacaaaacatacatataaattctaaacaaaaaacaaacaaggATACTTATATAGTCTTCCTTATCAAGTCACATAAAAACCAAAGTATTTTCAAAAGGAGACAcatcaaaatatcaaataatcAGAGAACACCTATTGCTTTAACCCTGACTTCAACTTCATGTAAATGACCTTTAATGTAATCTTCTTCCTCTTATAGCTTGTTAGATTATCATAATCCTCAAGAGTTGTAACAGAATAAGCTTTGCACAAATTCATGTCTGACAACAACATCTTACAAACATATTTCTTCCTCATTTCAGCCAATTGCATCTTTTTACTGGTACACTCAGACACAAAATCAACATCTAACTTCTCCACTCCACTACCATGATAAACTTCCATGTGTATCATCAGAAATAACCCACAGTCAACAACATTGTCTTTAGTCTGCTAGTCCATCTGAAACCTTTCTATCTTCATTATTTTGAATGAATTGACTCTAGAATGATCCAAAATAGTCAAATATTGTTTAACATTGCCTTCTGCATAAGCAATTTTAATATTagtataaaaaaacaaaacaaaaaagttaatataaaacaaaaataaatgattacCAAATTATCAAGAAAACCCCGATATTTTATAGGGATCCCTCATGTAGTCATGTTGTTATCAATCATTTCTATCTTTCCGttgattaaataaaaaacaatcaAAAAGTAATGTTCTTTACTAAGAATAGGAAAGAATACATgttgaaaaaataaaatgttaaaaagttatatatatatatatatatatatatatatatatatatatatatatatatatataatttaaataaaaaaatgtaaaaataattaAGTTAACATACCAAATTAACACGTAAACTTttaacacatggaaaaattttcaAATGACTTTGAATTCTGTCTACAAATCGTGCATTAATACTATATTTGTCaaacaaaatgaaaaaatttggaatatataaaatataaataaaaaaataaaaaacaatacaGATCATACCATAAGTGAGCATGGCATGAAAAACCTTGAAGGAGTAGTGTGACCTTTATATTTTTCAGAATCATTTAGAAAATCAGACCATAAATCAATAACACCTTTGTGAATCCTACAACCCAGTATGATAGACTCCATCATGGATCGTATACCAGCAAATCCATTGGCAGATTCTTAGACTTTTTCCTTAAAAAAATTAAGATTATAAAAACATATACTAAACTTTTAAGATAAAAAAATTaagattataaaaaaaacatcaataAGGAAATACATGGGATTACACATAGCCAAAACAGAGAACCCACAACCCTTTCTTTTAATCGTGAAACACGTTCAGTTGTATCAACTTCTTTCTTATGATAAGGTGAACAAAGTGCTAAAGCAGGTTATATATCTCTTTTTGGTCTACCTGAATTGGCATTGATGTTGTAAGACTGAATTGGTATTGGAGAAAAAAATGATAGGTTCCTTAATCTTCTCTGCAGAACTATTAAGAGGAATTGGATCATTTGGAGTTCTAAAACCTGCATCTAAACCAATGTCTGAATCCAACAAATCCCCCttagacaaaatttcaactaCCCCTACATGTTTGTATCCAACAGCTTGACCTACAATGCTTCTAGAAGATTCACCAATAACCAAAGCATGATCTGAACAAACCGGTGAAGGCTTTCCTAAAGGGTTTGAAATAATAGCATCAAGATCATGAAACTGATTTGAAACAATTGGATGACTCAATATTTTGCTTAGCTCAATAATATGATCTTCCAAAACTTCATTTGAATTCATTAACACCTCCAACTGTTCCTGAACCCTAGGATGATCCAAAAATTGTGTCATCGACAGTTGATCAAGTTGGACATCTCTTAACTCCTGAGAAAGCTGAACatcttcattttgtttttcaacaTTCGAAAAATCCTTGGAAACTTCATCCTTCTGACTTACTTCTGGACCATAACACAATATTTTGATGAAGTTTGTTAAATTCAACATTTCTTTTATCAGCATACTCCAAAATCTCTTTGTTGCCTGGGAAGTGATTCCAAGCACGAATGATCCAATGATCTATGGTAGGCTTCCAATAACTATAACTTTTAAACAAAAAATCAATCTTCtccttaaaattttgaaaaatagtatTAAAATCAAAAGATGATAAAAAATGATCCAATAGAATATGATTCAAAAACATATATAACTCTAAAGACGTTGAACCATCAAAGATAATATCAAATCGAGGAACAGAAGGACTGCTATCCATCCAATCTTCATTCAcattataatatttataaaaaaaaacaaataaaaaatttaaaatatatattaaaaacttaaaaaaataacaataaaacttaTCATCATTTCTCATTTCATCATCAATTATGTTTTCTTGAACAAACTTCTTTCCTTTATCAACACTATCCATAAAAATATGAACTGATTCAAaatataaaagtaaataaaaatcaaatacaaataaaaaataaaacttacCATTATCTCTCACTTGATTTTCCTTTGTGTTATCTTCAACAACTTTTTTTTACCTTTGTCAGCAATATCTAAAGCAATAGGAACTTCATTCTCAATTGATTTCTCGTGAACAATATTTATTCTTTTTTCAGAATGatctaaaataataaaaactgTAATAAATTACAAaggaaaataaacataaaattaattaaaaaaacaaattaccTTCAACTTGTTGAgcttcatatttttttttctttgaacttttatttattttttttcaaatgaatattctttctcatcttttcctTATCTGTTttctttttcataaaaacaacatATTTGTTTTCTTCATTCTCTTTCATCTTTTTCTTTTCCATTATTCTTCTCAAAATATTAGCAAGATTAATGTGTTCTTCATCTAcaaatataaaaaacaattttttattaaattaaaatatcaaaaaaataattaaataatattataaaaataaaaatatttcataaaaatgaaaaaaaatataaacttttTTCTATTTCTGAATACTATTGCATCATCAACGCACTCTTCATATGGTTGAATGACTTCAACTTTATTATAACCTCCATCACTAAATGCTTCTTTCAATTTATCTTTACCTTTAATTGGAGACCAATAAGACGATGCATGATATACCCTTTCCAATGACTTTGGAGATTCGTGCAATGAAGATACAATAACTACATAGcatgaaaacaaaatataattaataattaaattgaaaaaatataaatttcaaacttACTACTAAAAACGCAACAGGACTAGTGTATTGAGGATTCTTGACATGAATTGAATCCGATTCAAATTTCAACAACTTTTTGCTCTGATTTAAACAATCAATTACAAAGTCGCACCAATCAAGATCTTTAATGGACACTTCTTcatcaaaattttataaaaagttttgGTTGCATGTACCCATAGATGGACCATTAACCATGATGGTCACATATTCAACCaaaaaattcaataaaaacataaaacctgaatcaatgttttttttttttttttttctaaaagctCTATGAGATTAGGAAGCCTAATCCTAGAAATAGAAAACTGATTCCTCCAGTTTTTAATAACAGCAATCCCAAAACAACTTTTCTTAGGATGTTTTTATAGAAATATCACCCATTGGAAGTCCATATATGTCATGCACACCTCTTCTAGTAATATAAATATCCTTATTGTTGATACAAAGAACATTTTTCTTTTCATCATCTCTCTCAAGAACCCACGAACAGATTTCCCTAGAATTTTTTTTAACCACAAAGTCTTCAACAAATCCAAACCCTATTTCCTTAACCGCATCTTTCTAATTATCATTAAGGCTGATGTATATATTAGATATTAAACCTGGAGGATACCTATATACAATTtcaaccttcttaatacttgacCAACAACAGGAGCAAAAACAAagtcatcatcttcatttggactTGTAATGACTTTGGAAACCTTATTAACTTTTACAACTTTGACTGATGAAGTTCCTTTGGAAGAAGATGAAATGTCTACAAAAGACTTGGACCTTAATGAAGCCTTTCTATTAGAAGAAAGATCAACAATATTGTCTTTTGCATCTTTTTGAAGAGCTAATCTCTTCCTTTTATTTGATTCAACTACAtatgaataaaaaaaacataagaaaatgattttaaaaaggAATTAGAAATATAAAAACAAACATTAAGAAATAAACCAAACAATTGTTGTATAAGATTCTTATCATTACAATGATTATAAAAGATAATTTCTAACATGAATAATAACTTAGGTTACCTTGGATAACAAAATAAACATCTATAATCATATTTATGACTACTAAAACAAACAACTATGAATTCCTTAAGTGTATACAGATAACAACTACATTTTTTTGAATCATGGTAGAAACAAAGAATCAATATATGAAAAGAAAGCATATAATAAAAGCACACTttatacatataaactataaacaATAATCAATATATGAAAAGCAAGCCATTCAAACATAGAAAGTAGACAACATAAAAGAAATACTAACATAACAAACTAGCAATTGATATTAGAAACAAACAGATAAACATGCAAATCTGATAAAATTATGTTTACATAAACAAAAAAACGATAACAAAAAGTGACAATATCAAGTAATCTAACAATTTCAGAAATTATAAACAATAAATTGAACTTCAAATACTTCcattaaaaaagaaaacaaaacaaaGCAAACAGAGAAAGACGAATACATGAAAGAAAGTATAAATAGTTCAATTAACAAAACAACGATATCAAAAACTGACAATATCAAATAATCTAACAATTTTAGCAACGACAATCAATAAATGGAACTTAAAACAAATCGATTAATAGAAAATCGAACCAAATCACACAGAGAAAGATGAATACAGAAAATATAGCAAAAAAAAACTAGGGTTTCGTAATAATTAAAAAAACGAAAGAACTGAAACAATGACAAATAATCGATGAATCTGAACAATAATATAGTAAAAACTAACAATAAGGAATTTAATTATACATAAAGAAATTAAACACGAActtaataacataaaatataaaaaacagaATAGTACCTACTTCCATAAGATCAATCGGAGAACTGCGAAGATTAAACACGATGATTGAAAGAGTGTTACGACTTTGAACTACAGGATTATACGATCGATGCTTGATACATTGAGAAATGACTGAGAACTTGATACATTGAGAAAGAAAGAAGACGAATGAagaaaatggggggggggggggagaggggAATGAAATAAGATGGTAACgaggttttttttttccaaatgacGATTGAGCCCTCAAAACAATTACCCCTCGAAGGAAAATGGAAAAAAGTTTAATATAATTTCAAAAATGCCACCACCATTTTCATTAAAAatacaattaaataaaaaaaatcatagccATTCAAATTTTTAGATGGATAGCCACGATTAGTCCTCAGAGTACTCACCTAAAAAAGAGGCCTCCTCgatcctctctttctctctctctctctctctctctctttatatatatatatatatatatatatatatatatatatatatatatatatatagacacacacaatttttttttcgtttttatataccctaatatattaatacattttacatttttcgtatttttttggagttactttttaatttttttcatatttttaattgttttaatttcttcatatatatatatatatatatatatatatatatatatatatatatatatatatatatatatatatatatatatatatatattgacttaGGTTATTGTGTTTTAACTAATTACTGTTTGGTGTCGTTGCCGGTGAACGACTTATTTGGTTATTAGTTAATTGCTTTTAGTTAttcgatcctttttgtggggtaaaaacCACAAGAAGTTACTTTTCTGTAGTTAGTtaattttgtttttctctttgagACGTAACCACGTCATTGTTATatccaccacgtcgtggtccCGCTTTAATGAATTTATTAGTTTTTTGATTTTTATTCCTTTTAcgtgtttttgttttgtttcagtGATTTATGACCAGAGGATCTAAAACTCAAATTGTTCCTCCACTAGAAGATCTAGAATCCACTTTTCACAAGAACAAAGACAAGAAGGATGAATCGAGCAATACTTTTAAATCCGATAAATTTGAACCTTTTGTGAAGACTCCAAGTAAGAAGGAAGTAGGATACGAGCCAGAATCCTTTACTGAAGGAAGTTCATATGATTCAAAGTTAAAGATCGAACAAGAAGAGATGACAGATATTACGAGAAAGATGATAGACGACTACAAGAAGAGGATATGTGAAGAACATGGACCAGGTCTATTTCCACTCGAGATACCAGCCGAGAGAAGTTTTGATTTCAAAGGGAACTATCTATCAATGCTCAAGGACATACCTTTCGCCGGTAAAGAATATGAAGATGCATTCAAACACATTGATGGGGTTAAAGATATTGCAAACTACTTTCACGTTCCAAATGTGCCAAGAGAATTTGTGTTACTAAGGATGCTTCCAGTGACTTTTACTGGTGAAGCCAAGGTTTGGTTGAAGTCTCTTTTACCCAGATCCATTACCACATGGGCGAATCTCCGTGATGCTTTTATTGAGTAATTTTGTCCACATTCTAAGATTTCAAAGCTTAAGAAGAAGATAGCCAACTTTCAACAAAGAGGTTGGGGAGTCATTGTATGAATTTTGGGAAAGATACCAGGGCTTGCTTAGAAGTTTCCCTCAACATAGTCTTAATGTTAAACAAGAAGTTTCCATATTCTATAATGGAGTCAATGTAACGACTATACAACTTTTTGACTCACAAGGGCCAATGACGACGAAGGAGCTAACAACTATAAAAGAATTGATTGAATAGTTTGCAAAGCACTCACATGAGTACCACAACCCACGAGACGATATTATAAGACAAAAAGAAGATGGATGGAATGATAACTTGGCTGCAATCATAGCTAAACTAGATTCTATGGATATGCGAATGACAAAATTAGATTATTCCATTCATGCCATTAGAGTTGGGTGTGATAATTGTAGTGGTCCACATTTGATgaaggattgtgatttggatgaaaaTGGGAACAAGAAAGCACAAGTGCTCTACTCAATTGGTGACAAGTAAGATGAATATTGGAGGAAGCCCAAGAAG includes:
- the LOC111920880 gene encoding protein FAR1-RELATED SEQUENCE 3-like; its protein translation is MATTCLKKTFLKEPKVIVTDQDTAILQAVPALGSHMAKTDVLKKLSDLIWNETILKEDFESTWKNLMDEFHLNKNNWFNEIYEAENYFYGLLSNSDLHLIEFSTHFDNALEGQRCIQRKNDHDSRYTKPDFKTGLKLENEVAEFFTRNVFFDIQLEILASMVKILNRIKNFFVLASNLN